Proteins encoded in a region of the Marinitoga hydrogenitolerans DSM 16785 genome:
- a CDS encoding AAA family ATPase — MERIKIKNFIVLEDIHIELKRLNIFIGKQGTGKSLLSKLIYFFKSIPIEMLNAVDQKAEFKKFVEMQEEKFISYFYLESYFKEEFLIEYEFDNKKIIVNNKEKFEIIFSEYYENLYNEIRNKYLELEALEFKNTEGFILDAAPIVKTFSYIIDKLKKEGNDLFLHEQLFIPSGRSFYSILAKNIFSILENINNINDPFIIRFGRLYEQLKKKEFFKDVNKNENSIFNIKINQILNGNFIKEKNEDFIKLNNGKLVKLSQASSGQQEILPLILALKNIVYKKDKVGKTLYIEEPETHLFPETQKKIVELISLVFNIKKDIQFFITTHSPYILVALNNLMIAEHLYSNISDENKKRKINEIVNSDFHISLKDVSAYLFENGKIENIKDNFIISADIIDEISDVLAKQFDSLMEWIDEID; from the coding sequence ATGGAAAGAATAAAAATAAAAAATTTTATAGTTTTAGAAGATATACATATTGAATTGAAACGTCTTAATATTTTTATAGGGAAACAAGGTACAGGAAAGAGTTTACTTTCTAAATTGATCTATTTTTTTAAAAGTATTCCAATAGAAATGTTAAATGCTGTTGATCAAAAAGCAGAATTTAAAAAATTTGTGGAAATGCAGGAAGAAAAATTTATTTCTTATTTTTATTTAGAAAGTTACTTTAAAGAAGAATTTTTGATAGAATATGAATTTGATAATAAAAAAATTATTGTTAATAATAAAGAAAAATTCGAAATAATATTTTCAGAATATTATGAAAACTTATACAATGAAATAAGAAATAAATATTTAGAATTAGAAGCTTTAGAATTCAAAAATACTGAAGGTTTTATTCTTGATGCAGCGCCAATTGTAAAAACATTCTCTTATATTATAGATAAGTTAAAAAAAGAAGGAAATGACTTATTTTTACACGAACAACTTTTTATACCTTCAGGGAGATCATTTTACTCAATTTTAGCAAAAAATATTTTTTCAATTTTAGAAAATATTAATAATATAAATGATCCTTTTATTATAAGGTTTGGGAGGCTATATGAACAATTAAAAAAGAAAGAATTTTTTAAAGATGTTAATAAAAATGAAAACAGCATTTTTAATATTAAAATAAATCAAATTCTTAATGGTAATTTTATAAAAGAAAAAAATGAAGATTTTATTAAACTTAATAATGGGAAATTGGTTAAATTATCTCAAGCGTCATCTGGGCAACAGGAAATATTACCTTTAATTTTAGCATTAAAAAATATAGTTTATAAAAAAGATAAGGTTGGTAAGACCCTTTATATTGAAGAACCTGAAACACACTTGTTTCCTGAAACACAAAAGAAAATTGTTGAACTTATTTCTTTAGTCTTTAATATTAAAAAAGATATTCAATTTTTTATAACAACACATAGTCCATATATTTTAGTTGCATTAAACAATTTAATGATTGCAGAACATTTGTATTCTAATATTAGCGATGAAAATAAAAAAAGAAAAATAAATGAAATAGTGAATAGCGATTTTCATATTTCTTTAAAAGATGTTTCTGCATATCTTTTTGAAAATGGAAAAATTGAAAATATTAAGGATAATTTTATTATTAGTGCTGACATAATAGATGAAATTTCAGATGTTTTAGCAAAACAATTTGATTCTTTAATGGAATGGATTGATGAAATTGATTAA